Proteins from a single region of Hymenobacter aquaticus:
- a CDS encoding MbnP family protein, translating to MKFSRFFLTLAVAAVSLTSCKKDKDVAPAVGELDIEMDHVVGSSSLVLNATTPNYTTPSGDHFSVTTLRYYVSNIRLRKSDGTEYVQPESYYLVDAARSDSKTLVLKNVPTGDYTGITFTIGVDAARNTSGVQQGALAPSDMFWGWTTGYVFLKLEGKSPEAPSGGFAYHVGGFEGTNSALRTVSPALPTGVNILVRTDHTPEVHMKVDALKILTGPTTVRFATFEAPHMPGPAAAKLADNYAAGMFRVDHVHAN from the coding sequence ATGAAATTTTCCCGTTTTTTCCTGACACTGGCCGTGGCGGCCGTTTCGCTTACGAGTTGCAAAAAAGATAAGGACGTAGCTCCGGCCGTCGGCGAGCTGGACATTGAGATGGACCACGTGGTAGGCAGCAGCAGCCTCGTGCTCAATGCTACCACGCCCAATTACACGACCCCCAGCGGTGACCATTTCTCCGTAACGACCTTGCGCTACTACGTTTCCAACATCCGCCTGCGCAAGAGCGACGGCACGGAATACGTGCAGCCCGAAAGCTACTACCTGGTTGATGCCGCCCGCAGCGACTCCAAAACGCTCGTGCTCAAAAATGTGCCCACGGGTGATTATACCGGCATTACGTTCACCATCGGCGTGGACGCGGCCCGCAACACCTCCGGCGTACAGCAAGGCGCCCTGGCTCCCAGCGACATGTTCTGGGGCTGGACCACAGGCTACGTGTTCCTGAAGCTGGAAGGCAAATCACCGGAAGCACCTTCGGGGGGCTTCGCCTACCATGTGGGTGGTTTTGAGGGCACCAACAGCGCCCTCCGGACGGTGTCGCCGGCCCTGCCCACCGGCGTCAATATTCTGGTGCGCACCGATCATACGCCCGAGGTGCACATGAAGGTGGATGCCCTCAAAATCCTGACCGGGCCTACTACGGTGCGCTTTGCCACGTTTGAAGCCCCGCACATGCCGGGCCCGGCCGCCGCAAAGCTGGCCGACAACTACGCGGCGGGCATGTTCCGCGTGGATCATGTGCACGCCAACTAA
- a CDS encoding NADPH-dependent FMN reductase: MITIVAATNRPASRARRIANIYAKMLDELGAEYQILDLADLPADFTTSALYGNLGKNEAFNRLVRQAEAADKLVFIVPEYNCSIPGVLKSFIDGLPYPGGIRGKKAALVGLSAGTQGGLLALSHLTDILMYLGTTVLPARVRLPGLDQHLLSNGELDNSLYLQLLKEQAQELVAS, translated from the coding sequence ATGATTACCATCGTAGCCGCCACCAACCGCCCGGCGTCCCGGGCCCGCCGTATTGCCAACATTTACGCGAAGATGCTGGACGAGCTGGGCGCCGAGTACCAGATTCTGGACCTGGCTGACCTGCCCGCTGACTTTACTACTTCGGCCCTGTATGGTAATCTGGGAAAGAATGAGGCGTTCAACCGCCTCGTGCGCCAGGCCGAAGCCGCGGACAAGCTGGTTTTTATCGTGCCCGAGTACAACTGCTCCATTCCCGGCGTGCTCAAGTCCTTTATCGACGGGCTGCCCTACCCCGGTGGCATTCGGGGCAAAAAGGCCGCGCTGGTAGGCCTCAGCGCCGGCACCCAGGGTGGCCTTCTAGCCCTGAGCCACCTGACGGACATCCTGATGTATCTGGGCACGACGGTGCTGCCCGCGCGGGTACGCCTGCCCGGCCTCGACCAACACCTGCTCAGCAACGGCGAGCTGGACAATTCGCTGTACCTGCAATTGCTCAAAGAGCAGGCCCAGGAACTTGTTGCCTCCTAA
- the fabD gene encoding ACP S-malonyltransferase produces the protein MKAVIFPGQGSQFMGMGRDLYEQQPAARQLMDQANEILGFRLTDVMFTGSDEDLRQTNVTQPAIFLHSVALAATLPDLRPEMVAGHSLGEFSALVAAKVLKFEDALQLVAQRAQAMQAACQEQPGTMAAILGLDDETTVRICQEITAAGNVVVAANFNCPGQLVISGSQRGIELACEQLKAAGAKRALPLPVGGAFHSPLMQSAEAALAQAIERTQFAAGLCAVYQNVDAAPHRDPDEIRQNLVRQLTAPVRWTQSVQRMVADGATQFVECGPGKVLQGLVKKIAPEAAGSSAAV, from the coding sequence ATGAAAGCAGTTATTTTCCCCGGTCAGGGCAGCCAGTTTATGGGCATGGGCCGCGACCTGTACGAGCAGCAGCCCGCCGCCCGCCAGCTGATGGACCAGGCCAACGAAATCCTGGGCTTTCGCCTGACCGACGTCATGTTCACGGGCTCCGACGAGGACCTGCGCCAAACCAACGTAACCCAGCCCGCCATTTTTCTGCACTCGGTAGCCCTGGCCGCCACCTTGCCCGACCTGCGCCCCGAGATGGTAGCCGGCCACTCCCTGGGCGAGTTTTCGGCGCTGGTAGCGGCCAAGGTGCTCAAGTTTGAAGATGCCCTGCAACTGGTGGCCCAGCGCGCCCAGGCCATGCAGGCCGCCTGCCAGGAGCAGCCCGGCACGATGGCCGCCATCCTCGGCCTCGACGACGAGACGACGGTGCGCATCTGCCAGGAAATTACGGCCGCCGGCAACGTGGTAGTCGCGGCCAACTTCAACTGCCCCGGCCAGCTGGTTATTTCCGGCTCCCAGCGCGGCATCGAGCTGGCCTGCGAGCAGCTGAAGGCGGCCGGGGCCAAGCGCGCCCTGCCGCTGCCCGTGGGCGGGGCCTTCCACTCCCCGCTGATGCAGTCGGCGGAGGCGGCCCTGGCCCAGGCCATCGAGCGGACCCAGTTTGCGGCCGGCCTCTGCGCCGTGTACCAGAACGTGGACGCCGCCCCGCACCGCGACCCGGACGAAATCCGCCAGAACCTGGTGCGCCAGCTCACGGCCCCGGTGCGCTGGACCCAGAGCGTGCAGCGCATGGTAGCCGACGGCGCCACGCAGTTCGTGGAGTGCGGCCCCGGCAAGGTGTTGCAGGGGTTGGTGAAGAAGATTGCGCCCGAAGCAGCCGGCAGCTCAGCGGCGGTGTAA
- a CDS encoding cytochrome-c peroxidase gives MKRSPLVLLAAGLAALLVAGCQTDDSTAPDAGVPGSVLPANFPPPVYGLEQNPPTKEGFALGRALFYDPRLSRDGTISCGSCHQQFAAFSHAGHTVSHGLDGLLGTRNAPALQNLRWEREFLWDGGSRHIETMPVAPLTNPVEMGETLDNVVRKLNADPQYQRQFAQVFGSKPIDSYQLLRALAQFTAALTSANSRYDHYVRHEGGGTLSAAETRGLTLLTQKCTPCHGTDLFTDHSYRNNGLDSAFPADSGRAHITQQATDRGKFKVPSLRNVARTAPYMHDGRFQTLEQVLDHYDHGVAASPTLDPLLQPTSGRRGIALSAQERSDLVAFLHTLTDEQFLRDARLAERP, from the coding sequence ATGAAACGTTCTCCATTGGTGCTGCTGGCCGCTGGGCTGGCAGCACTGCTGGTAGCAGGCTGTCAGACTGACGACAGTACAGCCCCCGACGCGGGCGTGCCGGGGTCGGTGTTGCCGGCCAATTTTCCGCCGCCCGTGTACGGCCTGGAGCAAAATCCACCTACCAAGGAAGGCTTCGCGCTGGGCCGCGCCCTGTTCTACGACCCGCGCCTCTCGCGCGACGGAACCATCTCGTGCGGCAGCTGCCACCAGCAGTTCGCGGCCTTTTCGCACGCGGGGCACACCGTGAGCCACGGCCTCGACGGGCTGCTGGGCACACGCAACGCCCCGGCGCTGCAGAACCTGCGTTGGGAGCGGGAGTTTCTCTGGGATGGGGGTTCGCGCCACATCGAAACCATGCCGGTAGCTCCGCTAACGAACCCGGTGGAAATGGGGGAAACGCTGGACAACGTGGTGCGCAAGCTCAACGCCGACCCGCAGTACCAGCGGCAGTTTGCCCAGGTGTTTGGCAGCAAGCCCATCGATTCCTACCAGCTGCTGCGGGCCCTGGCGCAGTTTACGGCGGCCCTGACGTCGGCCAACTCCCGCTACGACCACTACGTGCGCCACGAAGGCGGCGGCACGCTGTCGGCGGCCGAAACCCGGGGGCTGACGCTGCTGACCCAGAAGTGCACGCCCTGCCACGGCACCGACCTGTTTACGGACCATTCCTACCGCAACAACGGCCTGGACAGCGCCTTCCCGGCTGATTCCGGCCGGGCGCACATCACCCAGCAGGCCACCGACCGGGGCAAGTTCAAAGTACCGTCGCTGCGCAACGTGGCCCGCACGGCTCCCTACATGCACGACGGCCGCTTCCAGACCCTGGAGCAGGTGCTGGACCATTACGACCACGGCGTTGCGGCCTCCCCGACCCTCGACCCGCTGCTGCAACCTACTTCCGGCCGGCGCGGCATTGCCTTGAGCGCGCAGGAAAGAAGTGACCTGGTTGCCTTTCTGCACACGCTCACCGACGAGCAGTTTCTCCGGGATGCCCGCCTGGCCGAGCGGCCCTAG
- a CDS encoding fumarate reductase/succinate dehydrogenase flavoprotein subunit, whose protein sequence is MILDSKIPEGPLAEKWEKHKFNVKLVNPANKRKYDIIVVGTGLAGASAAASLAELGYNVKAFTFHDSPRRAHSIAAQGGINAAKNYQNDGDSVFRLFYDTIKGGDYRAREANVYRLAQVSVNIIDQCVAQGVPFAREYGGLLANRSFGGAQVSRTFYARGQTGQQLLLGAYSALSRQVAYGKVKLYTRSEMLDVVVVDGKARGIITRNLIDGKIEQHSAHAVVLATGGYGNVFYLSTNAKYSNATAAWRAHKKGAYFANPCFTQIHPTCIPVSGDYQSKLTLMSESLRNDGRVWVPKEKSTAERLRKGEIRVSDIPEEERDYFLERKYPAFGNLVPRDVASRNAKQMCDEGRGVGSSGLAVFLDFADIIKRTGADSVAQKYGNLFDMYAKITGENPYEQPMRIYPAVHYTMGGLWVDYNLQTTIPGLYATGECNFSDHGANRLGASALMQGLADGYFVIPYTIGDYLANTPPTPVTTQHPAFAEAEAEVRARIQKLLSINGTRTPDDFHKQLGHIMWEYCGMARNAKGLAFAKQEIQKLRKEFWSDLKLVGTSEELNQALEKAGRVADFLELGELMVDDAYARNESCGGHFREEYATEEGEAKRDDDNFAYVAAWQYTGDNQPEILNKEDLQFENVKLTQRSYK, encoded by the coding sequence ATGATACTGGATTCCAAAATTCCCGAGGGGCCCCTGGCCGAGAAGTGGGAGAAGCACAAGTTTAACGTGAAGCTCGTCAACCCCGCCAACAAGCGGAAGTACGACATCATCGTGGTGGGCACCGGCCTGGCCGGCGCTTCGGCGGCGGCTTCGCTGGCTGAGCTCGGCTACAACGTGAAGGCCTTCACCTTCCACGACTCGCCGCGCCGCGCCCACTCCATTGCGGCCCAGGGAGGCATCAATGCCGCTAAAAACTACCAGAACGACGGCGACTCCGTGTTCCGCCTGTTCTACGATACGATTAAGGGCGGCGACTACCGGGCCCGCGAAGCCAACGTGTACCGCCTGGCGCAGGTATCGGTCAACATCATCGACCAGTGCGTAGCGCAGGGCGTGCCTTTCGCCCGCGAATACGGCGGCCTGCTGGCCAACCGCTCGTTCGGGGGTGCCCAGGTAAGCCGCACGTTCTACGCCCGTGGCCAGACCGGACAGCAGCTGCTGCTGGGGGCCTACTCGGCCCTGAGCCGGCAGGTGGCTTACGGCAAAGTGAAGCTGTACACCCGCTCGGAAATGCTGGACGTGGTGGTAGTCGACGGCAAAGCCCGCGGCATCATCACCCGCAACCTGATTGACGGCAAGATTGAGCAGCACTCGGCCCACGCCGTGGTGCTGGCCACTGGCGGCTACGGCAACGTGTTCTACCTGAGCACCAACGCCAAGTACTCTAACGCTACGGCCGCCTGGCGCGCCCACAAGAAGGGCGCGTACTTCGCCAACCCCTGCTTCACCCAGATTCACCCCACCTGTATTCCGGTATCGGGCGACTACCAGTCGAAGCTGACGCTGATGTCGGAGTCGCTGCGTAACGACGGCCGGGTGTGGGTGCCCAAGGAGAAGTCGACAGCGGAGCGCCTGCGCAAAGGCGAAATCCGCGTGAGCGACATTCCTGAGGAAGAGCGTGACTACTTCCTGGAGCGTAAATACCCCGCCTTCGGTAACCTGGTGCCCCGCGACGTGGCCTCGCGCAACGCCAAGCAGATGTGCGACGAAGGTCGGGGCGTAGGCAGCAGCGGCCTAGCCGTATTCCTGGACTTTGCCGACATCATCAAGCGCACCGGCGCTGATTCGGTGGCCCAGAAGTATGGCAACCTGTTCGATATGTACGCCAAGATTACCGGCGAAAACCCCTACGAGCAGCCCATGCGCATCTACCCCGCCGTGCACTATACCATGGGCGGCCTGTGGGTAGATTACAACCTGCAAACCACGATTCCGGGCCTGTATGCTACCGGTGAGTGCAACTTCTCCGACCACGGCGCCAACCGCCTCGGCGCTTCGGCCCTGATGCAGGGCCTGGCCGACGGCTACTTCGTAATTCCCTACACCATTGGTGATTACCTGGCCAATACGCCGCCGACGCCCGTAACGACCCAGCACCCGGCCTTCGCCGAAGCCGAGGCCGAAGTACGGGCCCGGATCCAGAAGCTGCTGAGCATCAACGGTACCCGCACGCCGGATGACTTCCACAAGCAGCTGGGCCACATCATGTGGGAATACTGCGGCATGGCCCGCAATGCCAAAGGTCTGGCCTTTGCCAAGCAGGAAATCCAGAAGCTGCGCAAGGAGTTCTGGAGCGACCTGAAGCTGGTCGGGACCAGTGAGGAGCTAAACCAGGCGCTGGAAAAAGCCGGCCGCGTGGCCGACTTCCTCGAACTGGGTGAGCTGATGGTCGACGACGCCTACGCCCGCAACGAAAGCTGCGGCGGCCACTTCCGCGAGGAATATGCCACCGAAGAAGGCGAGGCCAAGCGCGACGACGACAACTTTGCCTATGTGGCGGCCTGGCAGTACACGGGCGACAATCAGCCGGAAATCCTGAACAAGGAAGACCTGCAGTTTGAAAACGTGAAGCTTACCCAGCGCAGCTACAAGTAG
- a CDS encoding succinate dehydrogenase/fumarate reductase iron-sulfur subunit, with the protein MNLTLKVWRQKNRNTQGQIVDYQVKDISPEMSFLEMLDVLNEDLLRRGDEPVAFDHDCREGICGSCNLFINGRAHGPEAGTTTCQLHMRKFSDGDTITIEPWRANAFPVNKDLSVDRSAFDRIIQAGGYVSVNTGGVPDGNEIPVPKDIADRAFEAATCIGCGACVAACKNASAMLFVSAKVSQLALLPQGQVERKTRVENMVAQMDKEGFGACTNIGSCAAECPVGISLENIAILNREFLAAKATSNNLA; encoded by the coding sequence ATGAATCTCACCCTGAAGGTGTGGCGGCAGAAAAACCGCAACACCCAAGGTCAAATTGTAGATTACCAGGTAAAGGACATTTCGCCCGAAATGTCGTTCCTGGAAATGCTGGACGTACTCAACGAAGACCTGCTGCGCCGCGGCGACGAGCCCGTAGCCTTCGACCACGACTGCCGCGAAGGTATCTGTGGCTCGTGCAACCTGTTCATCAACGGCCGGGCCCACGGTCCGGAAGCCGGCACGACTACCTGCCAGCTGCACATGCGCAAGTTCTCGGATGGCGACACGATTACCATCGAGCCCTGGCGTGCCAATGCCTTCCCCGTCAACAAAGACCTGAGCGTGGACCGCTCAGCCTTCGACCGGATTATCCAGGCTGGTGGCTACGTGAGCGTAAATACGGGCGGCGTACCCGACGGCAACGAAATTCCGGTGCCCAAGGACATTGCCGACCGCGCGTTTGAAGCCGCGACCTGCATCGGGTGCGGCGCCTGCGTGGCGGCCTGCAAAAATGCGTCGGCTATGCTGTTCGTGTCGGCCAAGGTGTCGCAGCTGGCCTTGCTGCCCCAGGGCCAGGTGGAGCGCAAAACCCGCGTGGAAAACATGGTGGCCCAGATGGACAAGGAAGGATTTGGGGCTTGCACCAACATCGGTTCCTGCGCCGCGGAGTGCCCCGTGGGCATTTCCCTGGAAAATATTGCCATCCTGAACCGCGAGTTCCTGGCCGCCAAAGCCACGTCGAACAACCTGGCGTAA
- a CDS encoding transporter produces MKKIYLALALSSLWSSAAQACDICGCFMGITPYDNQSGVSLMHRYRIFNGYQQLGQSHAFFPAGVQPFVPSHPNRDEGYQHAHKGDATDYEAYRVVELRGKYFLAKRLELNAFVPYVMNTSQSNGVQLNTAGLGDVTLFAGFHLIRAIETAGVQSRLIVGAGAKLPTGDYQRTNASGRRYPMLNQPGTGTTDGFVYANYIGSFHNVGLSLNSSYRRATRNRFGNNVAPSTSSFANLFYRLAVGSNWQVYPSAQLYYEKTKGEMLDGQLTHEHAMNDALLGPGLDVYYKNFSLNTSFQLPIYTATTDHPASAGRMVLALGYSFRQTKYLLKGRQPAG; encoded by the coding sequence ATGAAAAAAATATACCTGGCGCTGGCCCTGAGCAGCCTGTGGAGCAGCGCGGCCCAGGCCTGCGACATCTGCGGCTGCTTCATGGGCATCACGCCCTACGACAACCAAAGCGGCGTTTCGCTGATGCACCGCTACCGGATTTTCAACGGCTACCAGCAACTGGGGCAGTCCCACGCTTTTTTCCCGGCGGGCGTGCAGCCGTTCGTACCCAGCCACCCCAACCGCGACGAAGGCTACCAGCACGCGCACAAGGGTGATGCCACGGACTATGAGGCCTACCGGGTAGTGGAGCTGCGCGGCAAATACTTTCTGGCCAAGCGCCTGGAGCTGAACGCCTTCGTGCCGTACGTTATGAATACCTCCCAGAGCAACGGCGTGCAGCTGAACACGGCCGGGCTGGGCGACGTGACCCTGTTTGCCGGCTTCCACCTGATTCGGGCCATCGAAACGGCCGGGGTGCAAAGCCGGCTGATTGTGGGGGCCGGGGCCAAGCTGCCGACCGGCGACTACCAGCGCACCAACGCCAGCGGCCGGCGCTACCCGATGCTCAACCAGCCCGGCACGGGCACCACCGATGGGTTTGTGTACGCTAACTACATCGGCAGCTTTCACAACGTGGGGCTGAGCCTGAACTCCAGCTACCGTCGGGCCACCCGCAACCGTTTCGGCAACAACGTCGCGCCCAGCACCTCCTCATTTGCCAACCTTTTCTACCGGTTGGCCGTGGGTTCCAACTGGCAGGTCTACCCTTCGGCGCAGCTCTACTACGAGAAAACCAAGGGCGAAATGCTGGATGGGCAACTCACGCACGAGCACGCCATGAACGACGCGCTGCTGGGCCCGGGGCTGGATGTGTACTACAAGAACTTCTCCCTGAATACCAGCTTCCAGCTGCCCATCTACACGGCCACTACCGACCACCCGGCCAGCGCCGGCCGCATGGTGCTGGCCCTGGGCTACAGTTTCCGGCAAACGAAATACCTGCTTAAGGGGCGTCAGCCGGCCGGCTAG
- a CDS encoding T9SS type B sorting domain-containing protein, with translation MNLSLPRSTGKWVMVLMVSVLALLGLHSTAEASHIRAGDIQAKSDTTYPFGDPRNNPRRIFFKMVLYTDFGLTPVDEPNVTIFFGDGTSSGLAGVPRFSRTQVTEDTYRNVYYFEHTYTADRSYTVSYIGEFRNTGVQNMTESATQSFYIATRITLNAGIAVNRSPVLTAPAIDKASRNQVFLHNPAAYDADGDSLTFELIPSQQAGSISTALANNNTPLPRVTTGYVLPNEVTPIGTKVPYLGNPGGGTAIFTIDRFTGQLVWNAPNRIGDFNAAFIVHEWRKTPSGSVIEIGTVIRDMQIVVKPTSNLRPTVNVPQDICVVAGVEVRKKVTATDPDNNPVILTAFGGMFGRANSPATFVQTGAGPTPPAQGIFKWTPECTDVAAQPYTVLFKAQDKPATGDVALIDEKVFRIRVVGPRPENVRAVQSQNNVRLTWNRYACQNASRLRIYRKEGPSTFPNDTCVTGIPASSGYVLIKDTTNVAAQSFLDRGDKSNLQRGRTYCYRIYAEFPSPAGGASLASLETCVTLDGRPALLTNVTVDRTDRTNGQVTVRWTEPLSSSPFSQPYGYRLFRGRGQNATKAQSKQVFTTTDLTSTSFVDAGRNTTDSTFTYFLDFFTAASAVPETAGPATTVRLSGTPNAAGTQINLSWAFTVPWKNNEPGHPTSIYRRSPGSPDFVLLDQVATGTTYTDTGAKRPLVQGETYTYYVQTNGTYGSPNLPDNLLNLSQELPVLLVPIPCPPVVTIRNDCEDLKTQALNRPGYFPAEGETYTNVLNWVLNPSDPTGCSTAIAYYRIFYRRTTDANFTLIDSTRGPSPNYSHTGLKEQAGCYRVQAVGAIGNRRSALSAEVCADNCIIFELPNIFTPNGDGINDTFRPRVSSPLRKVHFQAFNRWGVKVYDGDADPGINWTGNATSGERGRGIQVPDGVYYYLAEVEFADSKSTKITYKGWVEITH, from the coding sequence ATGAACCTTTCTTTACCGCGGAGTACCGGTAAGTGGGTAATGGTGCTGATGGTCAGTGTGCTAGCCTTGCTGGGGCTGCACTCTACGGCTGAGGCGTCCCACATTCGGGCTGGAGATATTCAGGCCAAGAGCGACACGACCTACCCCTTCGGGGACCCTCGCAACAACCCCCGGCGCATCTTCTTCAAGATGGTGCTCTACACCGACTTTGGCCTGACCCCCGTGGATGAGCCCAACGTCACGATTTTCTTCGGCGACGGCACCAGCAGCGGCTTGGCGGGCGTACCGCGCTTTAGTCGCACCCAGGTCACGGAGGACACTTACCGGAACGTGTACTATTTCGAGCACACCTACACCGCCGACCGCAGCTACACTGTGAGCTACATCGGCGAGTTCCGCAATACCGGGGTGCAAAACATGACGGAATCGGCGACGCAGTCGTTCTACATTGCTACGCGCATCACCCTTAATGCCGGCATCGCGGTGAACCGTTCCCCGGTACTGACTGCGCCGGCCATCGACAAGGCCTCGCGCAACCAGGTGTTCCTGCACAACCCGGCCGCTTATGATGCCGACGGCGATTCGCTGACGTTTGAATTGATTCCCAGTCAGCAGGCAGGCTCTATCAGTACGGCCCTCGCTAATAACAATACGCCCTTGCCGCGCGTCACGACGGGCTACGTGCTGCCCAACGAAGTGACGCCCATCGGAACAAAGGTGCCCTACTTGGGGAACCCGGGCGGAGGAACGGCCATCTTTACCATCGACAGGTTTACGGGCCAGCTGGTCTGGAACGCGCCGAACCGCATCGGCGACTTCAACGCGGCCTTTATCGTGCACGAGTGGCGCAAAACACCCTCGGGGTCCGTCATCGAAATCGGGACCGTTATCCGGGATATGCAGATTGTGGTGAAGCCCACCAGCAACCTGCGGCCCACCGTGAACGTGCCGCAGGACATTTGCGTGGTAGCGGGCGTGGAGGTCCGGAAAAAGGTAACGGCCACCGACCCGGATAACAACCCCGTTATTCTGACTGCCTTCGGAGGTATGTTTGGCCGGGCCAACTCGCCCGCTACCTTCGTGCAAACCGGCGCGGGACCAACGCCCCCGGCCCAGGGTATTTTCAAATGGACGCCGGAGTGCACGGATGTTGCCGCCCAGCCTTACACGGTGCTGTTCAAAGCCCAGGACAAGCCCGCGACCGGCGACGTGGCCCTGATTGACGAAAAGGTCTTTCGAATACGAGTGGTGGGACCCAGGCCCGAGAACGTGCGAGCGGTGCAAAGCCAGAACAACGTGCGCCTGACCTGGAACCGTTACGCTTGCCAAAACGCCAGCCGCCTGCGCATCTACCGCAAGGAGGGGCCATCCACTTTCCCCAACGACACCTGCGTCACGGGGATTCCGGCGTCTTCGGGCTACGTACTGATTAAAGATACAACCAACGTAGCGGCTCAATCCTTCCTGGACCGGGGGGATAAGTCGAATCTGCAGCGCGGCCGCACGTATTGCTACCGGATCTACGCCGAGTTTCCGTCGCCCGCCGGCGGGGCCAGCCTGGCCTCGCTCGAAACGTGCGTCACGCTGGATGGCCGGCCCGCGCTGCTCACCAACGTAACGGTGGACCGCACGGACCGCACCAACGGGCAGGTGACGGTGCGCTGGACCGAGCCGCTGAGCTCCAGCCCCTTCTCGCAGCCCTACGGCTACCGGCTATTCCGGGGCCGGGGCCAGAACGCAACCAAGGCGCAGTCGAAGCAGGTGTTTACCACTACCGACCTGACCAGCACCTCGTTTGTTGACGCGGGCCGCAACACCACCGACAGCACGTTCACTTACTTCCTGGACTTCTTCACGGCAGCTTCCGCCGTGCCCGAAACGGCCGGCCCGGCTACCACCGTGCGCCTCAGCGGCACGCCCAACGCCGCCGGCACGCAGATAAATCTGAGCTGGGCGTTTACGGTTCCCTGGAAAAATAACGAGCCGGGTCATCCTACCTCCATTTACCGGCGCAGCCCGGGCAGCCCCGATTTCGTGCTGCTGGACCAAGTAGCCACCGGAACCACCTATACCGATACGGGGGCCAAGCGGCCGTTGGTGCAGGGTGAGACCTATACCTACTACGTGCAGACCAATGGTACCTACGGCTCTCCCAATCTGCCCGATAACCTGCTGAACCTGAGCCAGGAGCTGCCGGTGCTGCTGGTGCCCATTCCCTGCCCGCCGGTCGTTACCATCCGCAACGACTGTGAGGACCTGAAAACCCAGGCGCTCAACCGGCCCGGCTACTTCCCGGCCGAGGGCGAGACGTACACCAACGTGCTGAACTGGGTGTTGAACCCCTCCGACCCGACCGGGTGCAGCACGGCCATTGCCTACTACCGCATCTTCTACCGCCGCACCACCGACGCGAATTTCACGCTTATTGACTCGACGCGCGGACCCAGCCCCAACTACTCGCACACCGGGCTGAAGGAGCAGGCGGGCTGCTACCGGGTGCAGGCCGTAGGGGCCATCGGCAACCGCCGCAGCGCCCTGAGCGCCGAAGTCTGCGCCGACAACTGCATCATCTTCGAGCTGCCGAACATCTTCACGCCCAACGGCGACGGTATCAACGATACGTTCCGGCCCCGCGTGTCGTCGCCGCTGCGCAAAGTGCACTTCCAGGCCTTCAACCGCTGGGGCGTGAAAGTGTATGACGGCGATGCGGACCCCGGCATCAACTGGACGGGCAACGCTACTTCCGGCGAGCGGGGCAGAGGCATTCAGGTGCCCGACGGCGTGTACTACTACCTGGCCGAAGTGGAGTTTGCCGATTCCAAGTCGACCAAGATTACCTACAAGGGCTGGGTGGAAATAACCCATTAG
- a CDS encoding succinate dehydrogenase cytochrome b subunit — translation MSWISKTFSSSIGRKIIMSITGLFLCSFLVVHLIGNLQLFKDDGGQAFNVYSHFMGTNPLIRTVEWVLVLGFGFHIYESIVLTQRNKAARGGSYVSNHAEQNSPWQSRNMGLLGTIILIFLLVHLYNFFYRARFGELDPDINNNADLYTLVASSFKQLWYVVLYVVAQVALGYHLVHGFRSAFQTLGLNHRKYTPAIKFVGYAFSVLVAAGFAAMPLYFYFFK, via the coding sequence ATGAGTTGGATCAGTAAGACGTTTTCCAGTAGCATTGGCCGCAAGATTATCATGTCCATCACGGGCCTGTTCTTGTGCTCCTTTTTGGTTGTCCATTTGATTGGCAACCTGCAGTTGTTCAAAGACGATGGCGGGCAGGCTTTTAATGTGTACTCCCACTTTATGGGCACCAACCCCCTGATCCGCACCGTGGAATGGGTGCTGGTTTTGGGCTTCGGCTTCCACATCTACGAATCGATTGTGCTGACCCAGCGCAACAAAGCAGCCCGAGGCGGCAGCTACGTGAGCAACCACGCCGAGCAGAACAGCCCCTGGCAGTCGCGCAACATGGGCCTGCTGGGTACCATCATCCTGATTTTCCTGCTGGTGCACCTGTACAATTTCTTCTACCGTGCCCGCTTCGGCGAGCTGGATCCGGACATCAACAACAACGCTGACCTCTACACCCTGGTAGCCAGCTCCTTTAAGCAGCTCTGGTACGTGGTCCTGTACGTCGTAGCCCAGGTTGCCCTCGGCTACCACCTGGTTCACGGCTTCCGCAGTGCCTTCCAGACCCTGGGTCTGAATCACCGCAAATACACGCCGGCCATTAAGTTCGTGGGGTATGCCTTCTCGGTCCTGGTTGCGGCCGGTTTCGCGGCAATGCCCTTGTACTTCTACTTTTTTAAATAA